Proteins from a genomic interval of Quercus robur chromosome 9, dhQueRobu3.1, whole genome shotgun sequence:
- the LOC126698682 gene encoding probable transcription factor At5g61620 has product MENRSSKSVEHEVHIDAERKKGRRWTKEEHKLFLIGLEKLGRGDWKGISCDFVTTRSPAQVASHAQKHYMRQAAIDDKKKNKPSVFDLSLNEDELAPKDSLVSHTEKSGIEKALKASNSQALALVNNNENPLEATTAYQHNVNRSPHVALDIPPIAQMPPPVFGAPNYCRSPSTVNSASQSYSSWLPGTLQNSVFHHHRHSSHLVILD; this is encoded by the exons ATGGAAAATCGAAGTTCCAAAAGCGTTGAGCACGAAGTTCATATTGATGCTGAGAGAAAGAAGG gaAGACGATGGACTAAAGAGGAGCACAAACTATTTCTTATTGGTTTGGAGAAGCTTGGAAGAGGTGATTGGAAAGGAATTTCATGCGATTTTGTGACTACTAGGTCCCCAGCCCAGGTTGCTAGTCATGCTCAGAAACATTATATGCGACAAGCTGCAATTGatgataagaagaaaaataagccGAGTGTGTTTGACCTATCTCTAAATGAAGAT GAACTAGCTCCAAAGGATTCATTAGTTTCACATACAGAGAAAAGTGGTATTGAAAAGGCATTAAAG GCTAGTAACTCCCAAGCTTTGGCATTGGTGAACAATAATGAGAACCCACTAGAG GCTACTACAGCATATCAACATAATGTGAATCGATCCCCACATGTTGCCTTGGATATTCCACCAATTGCTCAAATGCCACCCCCAGTATTTGGTGCTCCAAATTATTGTAGGAGTCCTTCCACG GTGAATTCCGCCAGTCAAAGTTATTCATCTTGGTTGCCTGGAACATTGCAGAATTCGGTATTCCATCACCACAGGCATTCCTCGCACCTAGTCATTCTCGATTAG
- the LOC126698684 gene encoding photosystem I reaction center subunit IV A, chloroplastic-like produces MASCNMASAASGFGLTPNVSSNTTSGAKSYMLSFPFKNNNSSRLVVRAAEEGAPPATATAPVEGEAPKPKPPPIGPKRGTKVKILRRESYWYNGIGSVVAVDQDPKTRYPVVVRFNKVNYANVSTNNYALDEIEEVK; encoded by the exons ATGGCAAGCTGTAACATGGCATCAGCTGCTTCTGGGTTTGGGCTAACACCAAATGTTTCAAGCAATACAACTTCAGGTGCAAAGAGTTACATGTTATCTTTCCCTTTCAAGAACAACAATTCATCAAGGCTGGTTGTAAGGGCAGCTGAGGAGGGTGCTCCACCAGCAACCGCTACAGCACCAGTTGAAGGTGAAGCTCCTAAGCCTAAGCCTCCACCAATTGGACCCAAGAGAGGCACTAAG GTTAAGATTCTTAGGAGGGAGTCCTACTGGTACAATGGCATTGGATCTGTTGTAGCTGTTGACCAG GACCCAAAGACTCGCTACCCAGTAGTGGTCCGATTCAACAAAGTTAACTATGCAAATGTATCTACAAATAACTATGCATTGGATGAGATTGAAGAAGTTAAATGA
- the LOC126698683 gene encoding protein LOW PSII ACCUMULATION 1, chloroplastic: MASLANVPYILGRPNTHHKPHNNINNNNNNFKSLCHHFPFHRNIWWVSATTVAPKRNSSTITCFAANKPSSSTEISSTARIRSEVLTPFRSVRMFFYLAFIASGALGGFIATTQLIAALTNSSKTADIPEMLKGLGIDIGAVSLFAFLYYRENNAKNLQMARLSREESLSNLKLRVDQKRIIPVSSLRGIARLVICAGPASFILESFRLSEPFTESLLDRGVLVVPFPTDGSLPSLEIEENEETKEITTKRKRLWQLAPVYTSEWSKWLAEQKKLAGVPSESPVYLSLRLDGRVRGSGVGYPPWNAFVAQLPPVKGIWSGILDGMDGRVL; this comes from the exons ATGGCTTCCTTGGCAAACGTCCCCTACATTCTCGGACGCCcaaatactcatcacaaacCCCACAACAAcattaataacaacaacaacaacttcaAATCTCTCTGCCACCATTTTCCATTTCATAGGAACATCTGGTGGGTCTCTGCTACCACTGTCGCACCAAAACGAAATTCTTCAACTATCACCTGCTTTGCTGCTAATAAGCCATCCTCATCCACTGAAATCAG TTCTACCGCCAGGATACGGAGTGAAGTTCTTACTCCCTTTCGGTCTGTTCGGATGTTCTTTTATCTTGCTTTCATAGCAAGCGGTGCTCTTGGAGGATTTATAGCAACCACACAATTGATTGCTGCATtaacaaattcatcaaaaacagCTGATATCCCTGAGATGTTGAAAGGTCTTGGCATAGACATTGGAGCAGTATCTCTTTTTGCATTCCTTTATTATAGGGAGAACAATGCTAAGAATTTGCAAATGGCTAGGCTCTCAAGAGAGGAAAGCCTTTCAAATCTTAAGCTCCGTGTGGACCAAAAGAGGATTATCCCAGTCAGCTCTTTGAGAGGGATTGCTCGGCTTGTAATTTGTGCTGGCCCCGCATCCTTCATTTTGGAGTCTTTTAGACTAAGTGAACCTTTCACTGAAAGCCTTCTGGACAGAGGGGTGCTTGTAGTACCCTTTCCTACGGATGGAAGTTTGCCTAGTTtggaaattgaagaaaatgaagagacaAAGGAGAttaccaccaaaagaaagagaCTCTGGCAACTGGCTCCTGTTTATACTTCTGAGTGGTCCAA GTGGTTAGCTGAACAGAAGAAGCTGGCTGGTGTCCCCTCTGAGTCTCCAGT GTATCTATCACTAAGATTGGATGGTCGTGTTCGTGGAAGTGGTGTTGGTTACCCTCCTTGGAATGCTTTTGTTGCACAATTACCACCTGTAAAGGGAATATGGTCAGGCATTCTGGATGGCATGGATGGAAGAGTTCTTTGA